Sequence from the uncultured Fibrobacter sp. genome:
ACCACCACCAAGCCCAAGGATGTGGAGCGTACGGTGGCAGAAACTTTGGCTCTTGCCAAGGTGGGTTGCGGACTCGTCCGTATTACCGCCCCGACATTTGCAGATGCACAGGGCCTTGAAGAAGTCATGAAGCAGGTGCGTGCCGCCGGTTGCAAGGTTCCGGTTTCTGCCGACATCCACTTCCAGCCCAAGGCCGCTTTCGAAGCCCTCAAGTGGGTCGAAAAGGTACGCATCAATCCGGGTAACTTTGTCGATACTGGAATTTTAACGCTTGACCAGCAGACGGACAAGACTTTTGAAGAAGGCAAGGAAAAGGTCGCCGAAGCCTTTACGCCGTTCGTGCAAGAGGCCAAGCGCCTCGGTCGCGCCATCCGCATTGGCGTGAACCACGGTTCGCTTGCCGCCCGTATGATTTACCGCTACGGCGACACGGTGGAAGGCATGGTGGAAAGCGCCATGGAATACTTGGCCGTGTGCGAAGCCGAACATTTTGACCAGGTGGTCCTGAGCCTCAAGAGCAGTAACCCGCGCGTGGCCATTGCCGCCTACCGCATGCTCGCCGCCCGCATCAAGCAAGAAGGCTTTAAGCCGTACCCGTTCCACGTGGGTGTCACGGAAGCGGGCGCGGGTGCCGACGGACGACTGAAGTCGGCCGCGGGCATCGGCGCACTGTTGCTTGATGGTCTTGCCGACACTATCCGCGTATCGCTCACCGAAGATCCGGTGGCCGAAGTCCCGGTGGCACAGGAACTCATCAAGGCATGCGCACTCCCGACTAAGCCGGTGAGCTACGCGGTGCCAGTTCTCGAAAAAGACCCATATCATTACGAACGCCGCGTGACCGATACCGTGAAGGTTTCGGGCGTAGAAATCGGCGGATCTAACCCGGTGAAAGTCGGCGTGAAGGCCGATGCAATTGCTCTCACCGGCGAACGCCGCAATGCTGAATTCGCTTTGCCTAGCCTCGCTGAAAAGCCGGTTGTAGAATTCAAGGACGCCATGGATATCGCGGGCTTTGCCCAGAATCCGGCTGCCGTGCCTGCCGGTTCCGTGTTCTGCTACACGGGAGCCGAGATGGTCGCTGGCGTACGCGCCCTTGCTGCTGCACTTGATGCAGCAGGTCGCAAAGACCCAATTTTGCTTTACGCCAAGATTAACGACAACGAACGTGAAACGCTCCGCGTTTCCGCCGACATCGGAAGCCTCGTGACGGACGGTCTTGGCGATGCCGTCGTAATCGACGGTTACAAGGGCGCTAAGGAAAGCGTTCTTCTCGCCTTCGATATTCTGCAGGCCGCCTACTGCCGCCGCAGCAAGACGAATTTTATCAGCTGCCCGAGCTGCGGCCGCACCCTCTATGACATCCAGCAGGTCATGGGCAAGATCAAGGCTCGCTTCGGACATCTCTCTGACATTTCCATTGGCATCATGGGCTGTATCGTGAACGGCCCGGGCGAAATGGCGGACGCCGACTTCGGCTACGTCGGTGGCGGCCCCGGCCGCATCACCCTGTTCGAAGGCAAGACGGCCGTCAAGAAGAACATCCCCGAAGAAGATGCCATCGAAGAATTGGTGAACCTCATCAAGGAACGCGGTCGCTGGGTTGAACCGTAACGCACCACACAAAAGTTTTAACAATTAACAAAGGACAATACAATGGCAACTATTAAGACGATGAACAATATTTCCAAGAAAGGCTTGAGCCTGTTTGGCTCGTTCTACCAGGTTTCCGATTCTATCGAAAATCCGGATGCCATCTTGGTGCGTTCCGCCCAGGTTGATACCGACAACTTTGACGGCCTGCTGGCTGTCGCCCGCGCCGGCGCTGGCGTGAACAACATCACCATCGACAAGGCTTCTGCAAAGGGCATCTGCGTGTTCAATACTCCGGGTGCAAACGCCAACGCCGTTGCCGAACTCGTGATGACCGTGCTCGGCATGGCCGTCCGAAACGTGGACAAGGCCGCTGCTTGGGTCAAGAACCTCGACACCACCGACCCGGACCTCGCAAAGACCGTCGAAAGCGGCAAGAAGAAGTTTGCTGGTATGGAACTCGCTGGCAAGACCCTCGGCGTGATTGGCCTCGGCAAGATCGGCGTGCTCGTCGCTAACTATGCCCGTTGGAAGAACATGCGCGTCATCGCTTACGAACCGTATCCGAACGCCGCCAACATGCACGAACTTTCCAACAAGGTAGAAATTGCCGACCTCGACACCGTGATTGCGAAGTCTGACTTCCTCACCGTGCACGTTCCGTTCATCAAGGGCGTGACCGAAAACTTGCTCAACCGCAAGAACCTCGCCGGCTTCAAGGGCAGCTACATCATGAACTTCGCCCGCGGCGGTATCGTGGAAATGGCTCCGGTCAACGAAATGCTCGCTTCTGGCTCTCTCCAGGGCTACCTCTGCGACTTCCCGGATGCTGACCTCATCAAGAACGACAAGGTGACTTGCTTCCCGCACCTCGGCGCTTCTACCGAAGAAGCCGAAGAAAACTGCGCCGTGATGGCCGTCGAAGAATTGAAGGACTACATCGAATACGGTTGCGTCCGCAATTCCGTGAACTTCCCCGCCCTCGTTGACCACCCGCATTCCGGCGTCAAGAGCCGCGTCGTGGTCATCAACCAGGACGTTCCGAACATGATTTCTGAAATCACGAAGGTGTTCGGTGCCGAAGGCATCAACATTGCTTCTTTCAGCAACAAGAGCAATGGCAAGATCGGCTACAACCTCGTTGACGTGGAAAGCAAGGTCGATGACTCTATCGTCGAAAAGCTCTCCAAGCTCGACAAGGTCATCAAGGTCCGCGTCATCCATTTCTAAGATTTAGCAGCCTTTTGGGCTGTGCAACTTTAGATAGCAAACACGCCTGGTTATACCAGGCGTTTTTTGCTCACGATTCTAAGATTATTAAGGCTTAGTCCTTATACATCTTTTCAATTTCTTCGGCGTACCGCGCTTCGGCGACGGTGCGCCGAATTTTTAAGGTGGGCGTCAAAAGCCCCGATTCAACGGTGAGTTCATCACCGATCAAAGTCCACTTGCGGATTTGTTCCCAATGGTTCAATTTGCTATTAACACGCTCGACATGGCGGTTTATAGATTCAAAAATTCGCTTGGACTTTAACGCCTTCTCGACGCTAAAATCTTTGCCCGTGCGCTGCAGGAATCGCTTGGCATTCACCGAATTCAAGAAGATCAACGCCGAAGCGAACTTGCGGTCGTTTGCAATCACGAGCGCCTGTTCCACCAGAACATGGCGACCGAGTTCCAGTTCAATCGGATTCGGGCTCACGTACTTGCCCGTACTCGTTTTCAAAAGTTCCTTGAGGCGCCCTGTCAAGTACAAATAGCCGTCGCGGTCAAAGTAGCCTTGGTCGCCCGTTTTAAAGAAACCGTCTTCGGTAAAGATATCCTTGTTCAAGTCGGGCCGATTGCGATAGCCCTTGAACACGCTTTCGCCTTTAACAAGGACCTCGCTGTGTTCGCCAATTTTCACCTGCAAGTGCGAAAGCGGAAGCCCAACGCTCCCTGGCCGCGCCATTCCGAGCTTATTCACGCTCACCACCGGCGAACATTCCGTAAGCCCGTAGCCTTCGGTTACGTTAATGCCCACATTCAAAAGGAACCTGCAAATAGACTTGTTCAAAGCCCCGCCGCCCGAAATCACCGTACGGAAATTACCGCCCAAGGCATCGCGCAACTTGCTATAAACAAGCCTGTCGTAGATTTTAGCGAGAAGGCCTCTCTTTTCGAGCGGATTATGCCTTTTGGCATACGAAATCGCATGTACAAAAAAACGCTTCTGAATCCCGTGCATTTTTTCGCCGGCAACCGTCATGCTTTCAAACAGGCGTTCCAAAATACGCGGCACCACCGTCATGACCGTCGGGTGAATTTCACGAATGATTTCAGCTGTGTGGCGCGGAGAATCCACAAAGTAAACCTTGATTCCGCACAACGTATAAAAATAAATCGTCATGCGTTCAAAGGCATGCGCCACAGGCAGTATGACCAAGGCGCAATCCGACTCGCGATTCAAACGCAAAAAATCCCGCTTGATAACCTGGATTTGCGAAATCATGTTCCGATGCGTGAGTTCAACGCCCTTCGGAACCCCAGTCGAACCGCTGGTATAAAGAATCGAGAACACATCGTCCGGATTCAGCGAATGCATCTGCTGGTTCAGCCAAAACGAAGATTCCGGCTCCCGCGACAGCACTTCGCCTTCTTTCACAAGATCTTCCCAGTAGACTCCATTCGGCGGGAGTTCGGACTTTTTGTCAATACAGATGACCACTTTAAATCGCGGCATCAAGGCGCCAATGGAAGGATCCAAGTCCGAAAGCATGTTCAGCACAAGCACCTGCACCGAGGCGTCATCGCACTGGTAATTGAAATTCTCGGCCGAAATATTCGGGAAAAGGGGCACCACCTTCGCTTGGTTCAACTGCGTGGCCACATCGGCCATGATCCATTCCGGGCAACTTTCGGCCACAATCCCGATACTTTTACCCGCCACAAGTCCGCGGGCCCTAAAGGCAAGGGCCAGATACTGGGTCTCTCGACGGAGGCGTCGTCCCGTAAAATTGATCCATTTCCCGTGTTTACGATGGGACCACCCTGCGAAATTCTCTCTATCGCAGTTTGCAAAAAACAGATGCGCAAGCGATGTGTATTGCAGCGGTTCCATACAAAATACCCTGTCTTTATCGATTAAAATACATTTATTACACGGAATTTTTCTGTTATTTTTATCACAAATCCCCTTTTTTTCTTTATATTTGTGCTATAGGGTTAGTTTATCTGTTTGAATCAAAGGGATGATATGTTCAAAAAGATTCTTGATAAATACAACGGCGTTAAGCTGAACTACCGTATCTGTATTGCCATCGTCATTGGCACTCTCCTCGGAATCCTACTCCCTGGACAAAAATGGATTGGCGAACTGGGCGTCCTGTTTGTAGGCGCCATGAAGGGCATTGCCCCAATTCTCGTGTTCGTATTGATCGTAAACTCGCTTTCTGCAGGCAAGACCTCGCTTGACCGACGATTCGGAAAGGCATTCGCCTATTACATGGTCAGCACCGTATTGGCCTCCGTTGTCGCAGTCAGTGCCAGTTTCTTGTTCCCGCAGAACCTGCAACTAGCACAAGAAGCTACTACCTCCGCCACATTGCCCAAAGGCATCGGCGAAATCCTGAACAACTTGCTCGTCCGTGCGGTTTCGAACCCCTTCGAAGCCATTACCGAGGCAAACTATATCGGTATTCTCGTGTGGGCAATCATTTTCGGTTTTGCCATCAAGATTCACGCCAGCGATTCTACCAAGGAACTCCTGCAAGACGTTACCAAGTCCGTCACGGCCATTGTCCATTGGCTCATTAATTTGGCACCACTCGGTATTATCGGCTTGATTCATTCTTCCATTGCCGCCAACGGTATCGGAATTTTCAAGACCTACGGCATGCTGATTGCCGTCCTTGCCGGCGCCATGGTCTTTACCACCTTCATTATTGCACCGCTGGTCATCAGTTTTGCCATTAAGCAAGACCCCTACCCGCTCGTGATTTACTGTCTCAAAGAAAGCGGCATCACCGCCCTCTTTACTCGAAGCTCGGCAGCCAACATTCCCGTGAACATGGATGTCTGCGAAAAGCTCAAGCTCGACCGTGAATTCTATTCAGTTTCGATTCCGCTGGGGGCGACCATCAACATGAACGGAGCCGCCATCACGATTGCCATTATGACCTTGGCCGCCGCCAATACGCTCGGCATTTCGGTCAGTTTCCCGACAGCCCTGATGCTTTGCATCATCGCCAGTATCGGTGCTTGCGGTGCAAGCGGTATTGCAGGCGGTTCCCTGTTCCTGATTCCTATGGCCTGCTCCTTCCTCGGCATTTCAAACGATGTCGCCATGCAGGTCGTCGCAGTCGGATTTATCATTGGTGCTGTCCAGGATAGCCTTGAAACCGCCCTCAACTCTTCGACCGACGTGATGTACACCGCCGCGGCCGAATACAGCGGATGGGTCGCCGAAGGCAAACACCTCCCCCGCCGTTTCCGCTAATAAGAACTTTGATAGCCGGCCTAAAAAGCCGGCTATTCTAATTTGAAATAACTTTTTTTTATTACAATGAGGGTTAGGGCACCCGCTTTACGTAAAAATATGTTATCTTCTTTTCTAGGAGAAAACGATGGCAGCGTACAAAAGACCTATCCATAGAAGCCTTGTTCTTGGAAGCGCGGTATTTATCGCGTTCATGTGTTTTTTGCTTTCGATTCAAGCTTACCTCACCTATTCAAGGTCGATG
This genomic interval carries:
- the ispG gene encoding (E)-4-hydroxy-3-methylbut-2-enyl-diphosphate synthase, which encodes MTKFSEFPYVADRFNAVRRETVQVRVGDALIGGNAPILVQSMTTTKPKDVERTVAETLALAKVGCGLVRITAPTFADAQGLEEVMKQVRAAGCKVPVSADIHFQPKAAFEALKWVEKVRINPGNFVDTGILTLDQQTDKTFEEGKEKVAEAFTPFVQEAKRLGRAIRIGVNHGSLAARMIYRYGDTVEGMVESAMEYLAVCEAEHFDQVVLSLKSSNPRVAIAAYRMLAARIKQEGFKPYPFHVGVTEAGAGADGRLKSAAGIGALLLDGLADTIRVSLTEDPVAEVPVAQELIKACALPTKPVSYAVPVLEKDPYHYERRVTDTVKVSGVEIGGSNPVKVGVKADAIALTGERRNAEFALPSLAEKPVVEFKDAMDIAGFAQNPAAVPAGSVFCYTGAEMVAGVRALAAALDAAGRKDPILLYAKINDNERETLRVSADIGSLVTDGLGDAVVIDGYKGAKESVLLAFDILQAAYCRRSKTNFISCPSCGRTLYDIQQVMGKIKARFGHLSDISIGIMGCIVNGPGEMADADFGYVGGGPGRITLFEGKTAVKKNIPEEDAIEELVNLIKERGRWVEP
- a CDS encoding phosphoglycerate dehydrogenase yields the protein MATIKTMNNISKKGLSLFGSFYQVSDSIENPDAILVRSAQVDTDNFDGLLAVARAGAGVNNITIDKASAKGICVFNTPGANANAVAELVMTVLGMAVRNVDKAAAWVKNLDTTDPDLAKTVESGKKKFAGMELAGKTLGVIGLGKIGVLVANYARWKNMRVIAYEPYPNAANMHELSNKVEIADLDTVIAKSDFLTVHVPFIKGVTENLLNRKNLAGFKGSYIMNFARGGIVEMAPVNEMLASGSLQGYLCDFPDADLIKNDKVTCFPHLGASTEEAEENCAVMAVEELKDYIEYGCVRNSVNFPALVDHPHSGVKSRVVVINQDVPNMISEITKVFGAEGINIASFSNKSNGKIGYNLVDVESKVDDSIVEKLSKLDKVIKVRVIHF
- a CDS encoding long-chain fatty acid--CoA ligase → MEPLQYTSLAHLFFANCDRENFAGWSHRKHGKWINFTGRRLRRETQYLALAFRARGLVAGKSIGIVAESCPEWIMADVATQLNQAKVVPLFPNISAENFNYQCDDASVQVLVLNMLSDLDPSIGALMPRFKVVICIDKKSELPPNGVYWEDLVKEGEVLSREPESSFWLNQQMHSLNPDDVFSILYTSGSTGVPKGVELTHRNMISQIQVIKRDFLRLNRESDCALVILPVAHAFERMTIYFYTLCGIKVYFVDSPRHTAEIIREIHPTVMTVVPRILERLFESMTVAGEKMHGIQKRFFVHAISYAKRHNPLEKRGLLAKIYDRLVYSKLRDALGGNFRTVISGGGALNKSICRFLLNVGINVTEGYGLTECSPVVSVNKLGMARPGSVGLPLSHLQVKIGEHSEVLVKGESVFKGYRNRPDLNKDIFTEDGFFKTGDQGYFDRDGYLYLTGRLKELLKTSTGKYVSPNPIELELGRHVLVEQALVIANDRKFASALIFLNSVNAKRFLQRTGKDFSVEKALKSKRIFESINRHVERVNSKLNHWEQIRKWTLIGDELTVESGLLTPTLKIRRTVAEARYAEEIEKMYKD
- the sstT gene encoding serine/threonine transporter SstT yields the protein MFKKILDKYNGVKLNYRICIAIVIGTLLGILLPGQKWIGELGVLFVGAMKGIAPILVFVLIVNSLSAGKTSLDRRFGKAFAYYMVSTVLASVVAVSASFLFPQNLQLAQEATTSATLPKGIGEILNNLLVRAVSNPFEAITEANYIGILVWAIIFGFAIKIHASDSTKELLQDVTKSVTAIVHWLINLAPLGIIGLIHSSIAANGIGIFKTYGMLIAVLAGAMVFTTFIIAPLVISFAIKQDPYPLVIYCLKESGITALFTRSSAANIPVNMDVCEKLKLDREFYSVSIPLGATINMNGAAITIAIMTLAAANTLGISVSFPTALMLCIIASIGACGASGIAGGSLFLIPMACSFLGISNDVAMQVVAVGFIIGAVQDSLETALNSSTDVMYTAAAEYSGWVAEGKHLPRRFR